The genomic interval CCTCTCAATCCGCCATCCGCAGTGCATTTGGTATTAGAATTTGGCTGGAATTTTCCCGTCAACCGCAACACACCTCCCCCTCCAGGACCTACCTGGCAGCAACAACTTCTGGCAAAAGGCTGGGGTTATGCCATTTTAATTCCCACCAGTTTTCAGGCCGACAATGGGGCTGGGTTGAGAGCAGGTATCATTGGCCTGGTAAACAAAGGTCAGCTCCGGAAAGCGGATGACTGGGGTACCTTGCGTGCATGGGCCTGGGGAGCCAGCCGCGCTATGGATTATCTTGAAACCACCCCGGAAGTAGATGCCAGACGTGTGGTGATCGAAGGACTGTCCAGGTATGGAAAAGCAGCCCTGGTAGCTATGGCCTATGAACCCCGGTTTGCCATGGGCCTCATCGGTTCATCCGGGGCAGGCGGAGCAAAAATACTGCGCAGGGTATTTGGCGAACAGGTAGAAAACCTGGCTGCTTCCGGGGAATACCACTGGTTTGCCCCCAACTTTATTAAATATGCCGGTCCGTTAACTCCTAACGATCTGCCAGTAGATGCCCATGAACTTATTGCTTTGTGTGCTCCCAGGCCGGTATTTATCAGTGTAGGGTCGTCAACGGTAGAAGGCCATTGGATTGATGCCAAAGGAATGTTTGTAGCTGGTGTACATGCCAGTCCGGTATATGAATTACTGGGCAAAAAAGGCCTGGAGAGTAAAGAATTTCCTCCCCAGGAAACGGCTTTACTCAAAGGAGATATTGCCTACCGCCAGCATGAAGGCGGACATACTGTAGGACCCAACTGGCCATTTTTTATTCAGTTTGCCGAACGT from Rhodocytophaga rosea carries:
- a CDS encoding glucuronyl esterase domain-containing protein, which produces MNKRLYFIYLCTLLSFQSLAQPSQQQRDSLNKLSAEDHQLMMKQLGITSLRPGPSGNPEAPNAANSDESKASPYTNLPDALVFNDGTKVRTARQWEKRKQELFELFSKEMYGRMPASIPAVTWEVVSQKDTVNGNYPVRVKHLLGHVDNRSYPAIKVDIQLTLTTPLNPPSAVHLVLEFGWNFPVNRNTPPPPGPTWQQQLLAKGWGYAILIPTSFQADNGAGLRAGIIGLVNKGQLRKADDWGTLRAWAWGASRAMDYLETTPEVDARRVVIEGLSRYGKAALVAMAYEPRFAMGLIGSSGAGGAKILRRVFGEQVENLAASGEYHWFAPNFIKYAGPLTPNDLPVDAHELIALCAPRPVFISVGSSTVEGHWIDAKGMFVAGVHASPVYELLGKKGLESKEFPPQETALLKGDIAYRQHEGGHTVGPNWPFFIQFAERYFKK